The Rosa chinensis cultivar Old Blush chromosome 7, RchiOBHm-V2, whole genome shotgun sequence DNA segment GTAAGGTGCACTACAAGGAAAACCCCCTTTAGAGACAAAACTGTTTTGTCGCCAATTAGTACAATTTTGTCACTAACTAGTATGGGTGACAAAATGATTTTGTCGCTAAATTTGTCTCTAATACAGCGTGACAGATTCTCATTAGTGACAAAAGGTAAATTTTGTCACCAAAAAAGATCATAGACAAAATCTTGTTCGTCTCTATTTTCCTCCATAGTTGTCTCCCTTGCTATCTACAATTCCTGGGAATTCATGATATATGGCGGGAAATTGACTGGATCCCAAATATAATATTTTCTTCTTCAGtttttattaaattaaataaCTGAAACATAATCGAAACCAAcaaccaattaaaaaaaaagaatgagcaTTATGGAACACAATTAAACTTCTTTTATTAGATTAAAAAAGAATTTTACATTGTACCCATCATAGTAAAAAGAACATTCgactaaaaacaaaacaattgtATTCAAACTTCATCTCCCTCTTTGCTCAGCAAAGCCTCGTCTCACAAAAGTGTGTCTATGATTAATCATGCAACCTCACAGAAACACACTTGTTCGTTTGTGTAAGCCATAAGGTGGGAGCTTTCATCTACCCTCATGTGAGATCCTTGTTATAGCAGAAGAGAAGCCAGGTCGTAAGCACACATTCGAAGAAATGCCCATGTCACAGATGGCAAGTACTTAGGATATCTCTGAAATAAACAAGGTAACAAACAGTTTACAATTTACTCATGGTAAAAAGGAACAAATTCAAGACATCATTGAACTTTACACGAAAGTTATTAGGCataatcaaagaaacaatggaGGAAATTGTACATAACTAAATAGgtgggagaaaaaaaaagaagcaagaagaagaagaaaaaaaacatctCAATTAGAGCTGTAGGCTATCCAAATCAATGAATCATAATTAGTTAAAAAtgcttgtttatttattatttaatggTGGCTTAACATACAACCAAAATGACAATGGTTCAGTAAGATGAGTGACCTGGAAAATGTGTGCAGAGAAGGCTGATGCATGAGAGCTTTTCCTTTAAACGATAAGCATACCACTTCAATTGAAGCGTGTAGAACCAAGTGCCTGTCAATATAGACAAGAAGACCTATAAATTAAAAACCTGCCAAATTAACTTTAGATTCTCTTATCTACAATAGCAGATTTTTGCCCCATGGATGAACAAGCATGGATAGGTTCAGCCTACAGTCTAATGAGTAAACTTTCACCCAATAGATTCACCAAATGCTACGAACCATAACTACTAATAAGACAAGGGTGGGACTACAAAAAGACAAACACAGTTCAATGCCATGGGTTGAATATGATCTAACGGTCTTAAAATAACATAACCATTAACTAAAAGCAATTAATGAagatataattttattttcatgatacAAGTAGCACAATTGGGAATAAACAACAATAGAAGTGCAAGAAGAGGCATACCATAGCAGTATGTCTTTCACATCCCTTGACTGCATGCTCAATTTAAAAAACCTTCAAGATTAGtgtcataaataattaaatccagaGCAAGAAAAACTGAAATAACATGTAGAGCAAGAAAGTCCCTCAAAAACCCGATAGAATATAAGTTGCTTTTCGTAAGAACACATTTCTACATTGTTAATCAAATTGGGCATAGAAATTGTAGTGGTGCTTATTGCTTCAGCAGAAACTACATGATAGtacaaccaaaagaaaaaagcaagAAAATGAATAACTTAGGAGCGCAATCTGCATTCATACAAAAGTCCAGTCATTGTTTTAGTTCCTAGTGATACCCAGTGAACAACAAACAAAGGCAATCTGATAATgtcaaaatacaaaagtttgAGTACCTTTTGCTGGGTAGCTGGGATCTTCTGTCCTTTAGATTAGAACAACAAATTCAAGTTGGCTCTGCACAAGCATTTgccaaaattaattaaaaatatttacaTAAACGACTAAGAAATTCTTATGAAAGAATGTTCTATTAAGATTCTTACTGATTCAGTTTAGACATCTAATTCAATTTAGGAACAAAGTGCACTGTTCATACAGCAAAAATTTAACTGAGGATGAATCCCCTCGCTAAAGCCAATAGGACTTTTCATATAAACTGCATAAAGATCCCTAATTTGGGTGAAATTTATGATTTTCAGTTACATGATCTCAAAAATTTTGTTCATGAATGAAGAATGATGAGAGTTACCTGAAGTGGATACATCATCGTCCTGCTCAGTTGCTCTAGAACACACAATTGGCAGACTGTCGACCATGGCCACCACCTACAATCCAAATTCAATGAATACAAAAATGTAAAATCGGGGATGGCTATCCCACTGTTAGCTAGAACAGCAAATTGAAGGAAAGAGAAGGGAAAGACCTGTGCGGTGGTGAAGAACAAGATGGTGACAGTGAGGCCTACTCCATTTTGGGGCTGGGGATCGTGATGAAATCCTAGGAAGGTCTGAGTCAAATTTCAGGGGAATGTGAATGCCGTTGTTGATGACGGAAGCCCCCGCCCATGGCTAAGAGGAAGAGAATTGGTGCCAAATTCAAATGGGAAAGAGGAAGAGTAACCTCGTGTTGTAAATTACTTCCTGGTAACAGGAGCCCATCCCAGCACTTCAATTGATAGCAACACTCTGATCCCTGGAAAACCTAGAAAGAAAACAGAATCGAAATTTGATTTGGGGCTCCAAACCATCCCACCAAAATATACCCAAACTAAATCAAATCGCACAATAACAAAACTACAATTGACGAATATGAGCGAGGAAAGGAGAAAACAATGGCAATATCATTTTCCATGGAGGTTGATTTCTGGTGGAGGCCGAGGTTGAGCGTCAGAGAGTAGGCGAGCAGTTGAGACGGCAGAGAGGAAGACGTGATGAGTGGGGAGCAACTGAATTACTTATTTTCTAAACACAAGCACCGGACGACGTCGTATTCTTTTCCGTTTTCAGTGACAAAAATAGTTGTCCCCCATTTTGATAATTTTGTCTCTGAAAAAACAGTGAATTATGTTTCTTTAAAAGACAAAACTTTAGCGACAATATCAATATATCGTCACCCATGAGAGGTTAAGGAGACGAAATCTAGGTTTGTCACAAATAGTTTTGTCTCTAAATGGGTAATTTCTTGTAGTGGTGACAGTAGCTACAccattttcttaattttcaaCTTCAACAAATCCTCTATCCTCTCTCCTATTATAGGGAATCcttaaatttcatattttcattaCCTATTTCTAATGAGAAAAATATTGGTAACGCCTAACATTATTCCCAATTTTTTTCCCAATTGCTTCTTTTTTAGTCGTAAATGCTACTAATGACTTAagacatttaatttttttttttattattaatcaatcataaatggTAAACTATTTACATTTTGCTAACATAGTAGGAGTGAGTTTTTGAATATGGTTAGCTAAAGTTAGGGTTGTCAATTTCAACACGACTCGATAACACGACTCAAAACCCGCACGAACCGCgagattaaaaagcgggtcagccacgGGTTAACCCGTCATGACCGTTTAATAAACAGGTCGGCTGCGGGTTAACCCGTCAACACGAAGTTAACCTGTgtaacccatttattaaatgagtcgggttatatattatatataaccAGCGTAGACGATCTATTTAAAAAAGAAGTAatattatatgtatataaagATCGAGTAACTCGTTTTTGTCATTTTAAACTAGGGTTACCACTTCATCGTTAACACTATAAATTctctagtgaatttaatcaatttatgctttttttagttaaatggatggcaatgttaacccttaaattggttcattttgtccaacacgacacgacctatttattaaatgggttaagcgggttagAAACGGGTAACCTGTCTAATACAtaagttgggtttgagtttaaattttcgacATGATTATTAAATGAGTTGGGTTTGAGTCTAACTCTTATGATACGACAAATACCTTTACCCAACATGAACCCAAcctgacacgacccattgacagccctagctaAAGTAGCTTTTAGGTctatatttgaacaaaataagaaattttTAGATAAAGGTGCTGAAGTTACTCTAAGGGATCATGAATGAAATAACACTACATAAtttgaagagaaaagaaaatgtaatAGTCGTAACATACGGTTGTAAATCCATTTTTGCCAGCGTGTGAGTGGTGCTCCACTTAAAAATGCTGAGCGTGTTCCCGCCAATGTTAGCATGGGTTCTCCTATGGCCAAGGTTGGGCAACGTTGAAGCAAGTCCCATGCAATATCTGAAGTACATAGCAGAGTGAATAAAGAAGTATTATGTATACTAACCTCTTAGCACGAACCAATAAATAtgtcaattgtttttttttttttgcatatttttctttttatatttcttttctatATACTAGCCCCTTAATATGTGctccgcacatgtcaattggcttttgtttttatttttttaaattaaaaaaaagttacaGCAGTTTCTCTTCTGATTTTGAGGAAGTTTATCCATTTTTCATAGGAGATATTGCAATCTTTTAAAATATAATAAagtcaattgactatcttatccttatatataaataatttatttattaatatctatattatgtgagggcatatatggtagttcaacaatttaacaatttcctcaagaattggcttaattatataagatttattatttatgtttcaaGTAAGTTAAAtctacacacaaaaaaaaaaaaaaaaaaaaagtaggggTTTTGTTTAAAGAGATTTTGTTAAGTAAATTGGCTTTATTTGGttattgaaaatttaaccaACTACACAAGGCTTGTGTGTTTAATATTAATATTTGAAAAGTATCCAAACGACTGTCTTAAACATGCGTACCCAACATTCTCAGAGAAAACATACGTACCCAACATTTTCAGACGGTGAAGACATAAGCATACAAGACCAGAGCCATGGGGACCGTACTGTGGCGTTAAAACCTGTATTGGAGTGACTGAATAGAGATATCGACCCAATTCCCATTTGCTCCAAGAACAAGCCTCCACAACTGGAATCCTATTACTAAAAGTAACAGGGATCCAAACTAATCTGTAGTTCTTTTCAACTATGTATTTTGCCATCTCGATCGCTTTTCTTTCGACCTTGCACGTTTTGGCAAGGGCACCCAAAGGTGTGGCACCAATGCGGTCTTTGATTTCCAAATCTTCCGGTGTCATTAGCTGCACCAATTCTTTCACAATATGCACATGCCCATTCGATGCTGCTACGTGAAGAGCTGTGCTTTGATAATATGGGCTTGTTGCTCTTAATGCGTTGCCGGCATCTGATTCAAGTCCGAAGAGACACTCCTTTGCATTGTCCCAATCATCACGCATGACGTAATCGAAGAACGGAGCATAGCGGTCAAAGTTGTTGGCATTGTTCTCGCCAGCTGCCATTTGTGCATATATTGTCAAATTGCCATAACTAAACTTGAGTTTCAGAACAATGCATGCGTCATTCCAATATGAAAAATCTCTTGTCAAAATGAATCTTAAAGGACCTTAAAATCTTAAATATGAACAGTATGATGTCGATAGATCGGAATGAGTAGGTCATCACTTATATAAAAAACAAGAATACCTTTTTGAAAGCGGAATGATGtgtcatgtgtgtgtgtgtgttgactTCACGTACAATACAGAACATGCAGGAGTGGGTTGGTGCGGACATTTTtgcttttatttgttatttattgAACAAAGATATTTGGACTAGGGAGAGGTGGAACCGGAAACCCAACTAGCATTTGAGTTCTAAGTTAATTACCATGTTAGAGCAACCAAATCCCGATGGTCAAAATTTTTTTACCTTAAAAGCACACAGACATTCGGCAGTCGGACCTCATGAGGATTTCATTAcgagaaattcttaggtgggAGTTTCCCCACCACGTGGCTTTAGGGCCACCCAATCAGAACAAAGaaattttttcctcttttccgAAACTGCCCATGCTCTTTAGATGTACAATACCCAAAATACCCCCCCTACTAGGCAATGATTGGTCTGCCGCATTGCCACGTGGTGCGGGTGCCCTCCGCAAATCTTTCTCTTTCATTACCATGTGCGGACATTTTTGCTAAGTCTGCAAATTTTATTGTATATATAGTTTCTAGTATAAAGACTTTTTTTTTAGACGAACTCTAGTAAATACTTGAAAATGAAGATTTCAGGAGATATTTTGAATCAACCATTATATACAAATGACAAATACAAAAGAACAAGTTATACAAGTACCTTGATCACGGGCCAGCCCAGCATCGGGTCTCTCAGCAAATAGAATTATTCTTGATGTTTAATTATCTCAACTTCTTATGATGTTGGGTGTGTATAACCAATAATGCCCAGGACCATTTAATTCTTAGGTTCAAGTTTAGCTCACTTTAGCTTAAGGCAAACAATGAGAAAGGAACACATAATTAAGAGATTTCATTTTTCCATGAAATTAATACTCATTATCAAAATTATGGGAATGGGCATACCTGTTTCTTCTATTTCTGACTTGAAGAACTCTTTCTCCAAAACCTTCCTTGCTTCCATGGCCGTGTCAATCTTACTGATAAGAGGAAATATCTCAGTCTCGCACGAATTGTTAATCGCATGTAAAGCCTTGGCATTCTTCTTCATCCACGCCTTGTTTTCAGCTTCAGTACTTGGTGTAGGACGTTTCCCTTTGACCACATCCCAAAGGTCTTTGGCCACCAAGTATGTCCCGACTCGAGAACTCCAGTGTTCATAGTTATGTCGGTTAAGAAGTTCGGGAACAACTGCATTACAGGTAACAGTAGCACGTCCCATGCTCTCTCAATCAGTTAATCAATGAGTGATCGAGTGCTTGGTTAAAGGGATTAATATACTGCACTATGCATGGGCTTATGCCTTGCTTGAGCATCAGATAAAGTTTCCAGCCTTGCTATTTagtcttttccttttttccttgtTGGTGAATAATAGTTAGTTTAGTGCTTTAATCTTGGCTTATGCCTTGCTGCAATTGATAGTTATTCTTAAACCCTCAGCAAAATCTGacaaaactaataaaaattCCAATGACTTCAGAGTCAAAGATAAGCGGCGGCGTCATCCTTGGCTAGTCTCGGATCTCGTTCGACCGAGCAAATTAAAGGTGACGGCTTGGCCTCGTTGACAAGAAGCACAGCGCCTTCGGTGCTATTGCTTAGTATCGGTTTTGGCTGAACGGCAATGAATTGCGACGGATCTGGTTGGGCGGATCCCGGAGTGGTTGTTTATAGGGGGCTTTGGCTGCAGGGGTTGGAGGAAGAGGGTTATCTTctgtttccttcttctttttccagctGTTTGGTCAGAGAGGGGCACAACGTGCGGCTAGTGTTGCTGAGCGTTGGGTCTCGGCTGTGCAGTGGATGATGCTGTGGACGGGACGACCGCCAGAAGCCTGGCCGGCGGCTGCGCAAGTTGGCAGAAGCAGGCTAGGGCTGCTGTTCCTTTTGCTCGAGTTTGGGCCTGGGTCTGGGCCTTTGGGCTTGGGCTCCAACTTGGGCTTCTTGGCTCTACTATGGGGGCTTGTAGGGAGGGTGTCTTGCCACCCTCATTTATTACTTAGTGATAAGGGTGGGTCTGGCCTAAGATGTGGACTTTCTTGGGCATTTGGGTCAGTAACTGGTCCAGAACCAATCGATTTCGGATCAAGATGCGACgtgagttggtaattatctagaagagaaaaattcagttaaCGTCCCCAAATTATGCtgtcaaggccaatttgatacccgaactctcaaaagtatcaatatgATACTCAAATACATATTTTGAcgtcaacgtgatacttccgtcaaaaatctCTAACGGCTCCATctgtttgctgatgtggcaagcaTGTGGACCCCCAAAAAAGTgcaatgaccaatttacctttttttttttaattcattttttttttcttcttcttttgggattttgttCTAGCCAAACCGCTGCAACATCCGCCGCAAATTCCACCACCCCAAAATGAATTCCAACTCTGTGTTCTGTGTCAGAGTGAAGTCACCAAGCACTCATCAACCTTTGGTCGGAGTGAAGTCGTTATAATGGTAAAACCCAGGTTAAAATGAGAAAATCGAATCCCCACTTCAACAACTAACCCATCTCATCTCCTCTCTTTGCCTTCCGATCTACAACTATATTTTGTACCCAccaccaattccaattccaaaaaCCTGTCAAGATTACTCATTGGCATTAATATGGGATCAGAATAAGGCTTTGCAAttgaattttcaattttgagtcTCTTTGCTCTCAGAAACCGCAAAGTTTGCTCTCTTTGGGCCTTTGGTTTGCATCATTCTTTGTTTTCCTGGCCTGCTTTTGCTACTGATTGTATCTTTTTCTTGCTTTCCCAGCAATGTAAAACCTGTCCTCTCCACTAACATTTCCAAACTGTAATCTTGTACCCAACATTTTCCAAAGCTCAAAACTTTAAGCTCGAGAAAATCAGAACCAACACCTTCGTTTTTGTAATCACAAAAACAGAGGAAATTACAATCACTAAACAAGAAACCAACAAATACCCTATACccttttctttacttttctgATTTCCCAAGTTAATGAAATGGATAAAAACCCAACtcaaaaaacaaatgaaaaggtATTGGGAGCTCAGTGAGGCTAAGGTTTTTAATCTTTATCAAAGTTTTACAGAAGGAAACAAAATTGTTATCTTTCCCTTTCTGAGTTAACCAAAACTAGCAAAGCAGACCCAAATTCTAtcttcaaaatcacaaattGAATCAAGGATTGTACCCAAGTGATCAGATCAAACAAACCAGAAAAAGACTAAAACTTTGGAGCGGAAATTTACAAGGGTGATGAACACAGTTACAGAGCAGTGCATATTAAACAAGAGCCGAATGGGATTTGTGTGAAGGATCATTACCTCATAGATCCAAATTCTGCAAACTAATGCAGTACTCAATCTACTTGGGAATCGTGCCTGACAGAGACATGTCTTTGAGCTCAAGGTTGAAGTGCACTTGAACACTCCACAGAAGCTAGTGAACTCAGATCTAAtgcaaaaaggaaaagagagaaagaaagaaagagagcttGTATCTTTCAGAGGTAGAGAGGGGGAGGACTTAACTGATTCTTTGTTATCGGTTCTCTTCTACTTCTCTATATCCAGTTGGTTTAGGAGATGAAAGAAGAGAGTGGACCGAGTTCGAATGCCTCACTCTTTCCCTGTATTTGTAGCTAAATTACTCCACACTTACGTGCTTCGGCCCCAGAGCCTCCTCCTCGTCGCCGACACCTGTGGCGATCTGCGTCCGATGCTCCGACTGTTCTTCATAATCCACAAACACTTTTGATCAAGAAAAATTTCTCCATTTCGGCTGTTCTTCATAAAGCCACAAATTCATTCCCAAAAGATAAACAATAATTTCATTTTATTGGAAGAACAAGACATAGATTGATAGAAAGGAGAAATGATCAGATTGGGAaaggaatgagagagagagagagagagagagagagagagagagagagagagagagagagagagagagaattcgatccttctttttttgtttcttttttctttttctaattaattagtaaagaaagacaattttaccctcaataAAAATATCACATGCGTaacacgtgcttgccacgtcagcaaacagactgagccgttagagatttttgacggaagtatcatgttgatgtcaaaatacgtctttgggtatcacattgatagttTTGAGAGTTcgagtatcaaattggccttggcagtaTAATTTGGGGACagtagctgaatttttctctatcTGGAATAAGATTGGTGTTTTATTCAAGCGGCTAATTAATAAGGAGGTGCTCCTATTTGTTTACTACGAAGTGGCTTTCTATTGGTACAACAATTGCGCGCCTGGCCAATGGGGATGCTAGTaaatgattttgccctagaagacacggagtttctttgtttataagttTGCTAATTCTAGCGAGCTTATCATCGACTTGTAATGAGTATGTTTTGCTTAGAATAGAGTTCCGGATTTTTTTGCCGGCTATCTTGTTGTAAGTGTAGTTAGACTTTAGCCATTGGCAGTTTGCCGGCTATTGATCTTAATGATATcaattctattaaaaaaaaaatttgatagttattctttttttcttttttttcaagatACATACATAGCATTTTTTAACTAATAAACTGATAATACATAATAAATAACTATCCGTAAATCGAACTCAAAACCTATCATTTacaaaaagaagactaatgtcACTGGATAAAACAGTATCGTCATATCTGAAAAGTTCTTCATCACAATTTCAAAACTATTTGCAAACTTGTCAGAAGAGATAGACAATAAAATTTTTCAGGGAACGTCAATGAAACGCCCAACCCCAGATCAACACAATCGATTGATTGCAACCCTAAACCCAAAATTAAACCTATTTAATTTTCACAACCTCCCCTTATTCTTTGCTTTTCTCCTCCTGCTTTCTACCTTCAAACCCTAGATATAACTCACCTTTAAGATGCAATTGCCTCTCTCCCTAGAAATCCCCAAACCCAGATTCAGCTCAAACCCATCTCAGGTCTCAGCCATGGTCTCATTATCCATTTCCACCCACTTAGCTGCTTTGGCTCTGCTCATTTCATCCTCAGAGCCTCAGCTGCAGACTTAATCTCCTCATTTTCTTTCACTAATTTTGCTGAAAATCCAAGCTTTGAGTCTAATGTTGCTCTGTATGGAGATGCCAAGATCGTAAATGAT contains these protein-coding regions:
- the LOC112177781 gene encoding uncharacterized protein LOC112177781, which gives rise to MGRATVTCNAVVPELLNRHNYEHWSSRVGTYLVAKDLWDVVKGKRPTPSTEAENKAWMKKNAKALHAINNSCETEIFPLISKIDTAMEARKVLEKEFFKSEIEETAGENNANNFDRYAPFFDYVMRDDWDNAKECLFGLESDAGNALRATSPYYQSTALHVAASNGHVHIVKELVQLMTPEDLEIKDRIGATPLGALAKTCKVERKAIEMAKYIVEKNYRLVWIPVTFSNRIPVVEACSWSKWELGRYLYSVTPIQVLTPQYGPHGSGLVCLCLHRLKMLDIAWDLLQRCPTLAIGEPMLTLAGTRSAFLSGAPLTRWQKWIYNRFPGIRVLLSIEVLGWAPVTRK